In one window of Posidoniimonas corsicana DNA:
- a CDS encoding alpha/beta fold hydrolase: protein MPHTQTTNAKLFYQQVGPAGAPDVVLVHGVTGNMAVWMLSGLLQKLSTQFRVTAYDMRGHGHSDTPDAGYTTRHMSDDFAALHEELGLGPAYVLGHSYGGAVALHSALRFPDSVEGLVLSDPFVPALHHLQKDPRKWKGYLKYKLNAATAGMYIGGDLWDLSAMLEQAANLSPRRRSMFVKRAGQGALDRLVRLHPTTCGKDVADQAGMGEADLPTIGCPTVCLFGEHSPFMPMGERLAELLPNATTDTVPKAQHFGFEENPAEFVDRVERAFCGMAGLTPTAPSRPLAEARVNVMTNSQQV, encoded by the coding sequence ATGCCGCACACCCAGACCACCAACGCCAAGCTGTTCTACCAGCAGGTCGGGCCGGCCGGCGCGCCGGACGTGGTGCTGGTCCACGGCGTTACGGGAAACATGGCTGTGTGGATGCTGAGCGGCCTGCTGCAGAAGCTCTCGACGCAGTTCCGCGTCACCGCCTACGACATGCGTGGCCACGGCCACAGCGACACGCCCGACGCCGGCTACACCACCCGCCACATGAGCGACGACTTCGCCGCTCTGCACGAGGAGCTGGGCCTGGGCCCCGCCTACGTGCTGGGCCACAGCTACGGCGGGGCGGTAGCGTTGCACTCGGCTCTTCGGTTCCCGGACAGCGTGGAGGGGTTGGTGCTGTCCGACCCGTTCGTGCCCGCGCTGCACCACCTGCAGAAGGACCCGCGGAAGTGGAAGGGCTACCTGAAGTACAAACTCAACGCCGCCACGGCCGGCATGTACATCGGCGGCGACCTGTGGGACCTCAGCGCGATGCTCGAGCAGGCGGCCAACCTCTCGCCGCGGCGGCGGAGCATGTTCGTCAAGCGCGCCGGCCAGGGCGCGCTCGACCGCCTCGTGCGGCTGCACCCCACCACCTGCGGCAAGGACGTGGCCGACCAAGCCGGCATGGGCGAGGCCGACCTTCCAACCATCGGCTGCCCCACGGTCTGCCTGTTCGGCGAGCACTCGCCCTTCATGCCGATGGGCGAACGGCTGGCCGAGCTGCTGCCCAACGCCACGACTGACACCGTCCCCAAGGCGCAGCACTTCGGGTTTGAGGAGAACCCGGCCGAGTTCGTCGACCGCGTCGAGCGGGCGTTCTGTGGCATGGCCGGCCTGACGCCGACCGCCCCGTCCCGCCCGCTGGCCGAGGCCCGCGTCAACGTGATGACCAACTCGCAGCAGGTCTAA
- a CDS encoding class I SAM-dependent methyltransferase has protein sequence MNLRSCLLAPWLLVLMCGAAFGQPATADKPAVESVRPGINDNYLDPDLNPEEWVKRFEVESREVFRARRQIAKICRLEPGQRVADIGAGTGLFTMIFAEQVGPRGRVFAVDIVPKFIERIDLIAKRKGLLQVEARVVGDRDRRMPMSDVDCVFVCDVYHHFEFPTITNHALLRLLKPGGRLIVVDFERIEGQSREFVLGHVRAGKATFREEIEQAGFEFVREHEPAGLEENYCLEFRRPPKQADKP, from the coding sequence ATGAACTTGCGATCTTGCCTACTGGCGCCGTGGCTTCTGGTGCTGATGTGTGGCGCGGCTTTCGGCCAGCCCGCCACAGCCGATAAGCCGGCCGTAGAAAGCGTCCGGCCGGGGATCAATGACAATTACCTGGACCCGGACCTGAATCCGGAAGAGTGGGTCAAGCGATTCGAAGTTGAGAGCCGCGAGGTGTTCCGCGCCCGGCGCCAGATCGCGAAGATCTGCCGCCTTGAGCCCGGCCAACGGGTCGCGGATATAGGGGCCGGCACGGGGCTGTTCACGATGATCTTCGCCGAGCAGGTTGGCCCGCGGGGTCGGGTGTTCGCCGTGGACATCGTGCCAAAGTTCATTGAGCGGATCGACCTGATCGCCAAGCGGAAGGGCCTCCTCCAGGTCGAGGCCCGGGTGGTCGGCGACCGGGATCGGCGGATGCCGATGAGCGACGTTGATTGCGTCTTTGTGTGCGATGTCTATCACCACTTCGAGTTCCCCACGATCACCAACCACGCGCTGCTGCGGCTGTTGAAGCCGGGCGGCCGATTGATCGTGGTCGACTTTGAGCGGATCGAGGGGCAAAGCCGTGAGTTCGTGCTGGGCCACGTGCGGGCCGGCAAGGCGACCTTCCGCGAGGAGATCGAGCAGGCCGGGTTCGAGTTCGTGCGGGAGCACGAACCGGCGGGCCTGGAGGAAAACTACTGCCTGGAGTTCCGCCGCCCTCCAAAGCAGGCTGACAAGCCGTAA
- a CDS encoding cell division protein FtsH, with translation MDDHDTLTAYHEAGHAVVAYALGATVEQLRLGGFDDADELPQRFGDCRVNWGRVDPKTDWQLQRELLAVLAGPVAEMIYRDEPLHPALDGPSQGDWAHAWELCRAAVPAPELRTRVLESLIASLRQTMQRDAWWAAIAAVADELLAHEVLDQEQTDETLSFWIGRI, from the coding sequence ATGGACGACCACGACACCCTCACCGCCTACCACGAAGCAGGCCACGCCGTGGTCGCCTACGCATTGGGGGCTACCGTCGAACAGTTGCGGCTCGGCGGGTTCGATGATGCGGACGAGCTGCCTCAACGGTTTGGCGACTGTCGGGTCAACTGGGGCCGTGTAGATCCCAAGACCGATTGGCAGCTGCAGCGGGAGTTGCTGGCCGTGCTCGCCGGACCGGTGGCGGAGATGATCTACCGTGACGAGCCGCTGCACCCGGCGCTCGACGGCCCCAGCCAGGGCGACTGGGCCCACGCGTGGGAACTGTGCCGAGCTGCGGTACCTGCCCCGGAGCTCCGCACTCGAGTGCTCGAATCGCTTATCGCCTCGCTTCGGCAGACGATGCAGCGAGACGCGTGGTGGGCGGCCATCGCCGCGGTGGCCGACGAGCTCTTGGCGCACGAGGTGCTTGACCAGGAGCAGACCGACGAAACGCTTAGCTTCTGGATCGGGCGGATTTAG
- the dnaK gene encoding molecular chaperone DnaK: MAEGEKIIGIDLGTTNSVVSVMEGKEAKVIPNPEGNRLTPSVVAFTDKGEVLVGEPARRQAVTNPTKTVYSIKRFMGRRHNEVANEEKMVPYEITGAADDYVKVKVGDKELTPPEISAKVLQKLKESAEAYLGHKVNKAVITVPAYFNDSQRQATKDAGQIAGLEVARIINEPTAASLAYGLDKKAQETICVFDLGGGTFDVSILEVADGVFRVIASNGDGHLGGDDFDEELINYVAEEFQKEQGIDLRKDTMALQRLQEACEKAKKELSSAQSTDINLPFITADASGPKHLQMNISRAKFEQLVDKLVERCRGPVMQALEDSKLDKSKIDEVVLVGGSTRIPKVQEFVKEIFGKEPHKGVNPDEVVAIGAAIQGGVLAGDVQDILLLDVTPLSLGIETLGGVMTKLVEKNTTIPAERKQVFSTADDNQSAVTVRVFQGEREMCADNRLLGQFNLEGIPPAPRGVPQIEVKFDLDANGILNVAAKDLGTGTEQTVKIEQSSGLSEEEIKKMQEDAAAHADEDKKKRELVEARNNAESLAYQVEKTLKDQGDKVSESDKKPIEDAVEKAREAAKGDDVAAIKSATEALSAASHAMSEAMYKAAAGAGAAPGAEQATADASPDSADDDTIDAEFEVKEG, from the coding sequence ATGGCTGAAGGCGAAAAAATCATCGGCATCGACCTCGGCACAACCAACTCGGTGGTCTCCGTGATGGAGGGCAAAGAGGCCAAGGTCATCCCGAACCCGGAAGGCAACCGCCTGACCCCGAGCGTTGTGGCGTTCACCGACAAGGGCGAGGTCCTGGTCGGCGAGCCGGCTCGACGGCAGGCGGTCACCAACCCGACAAAGACCGTTTACTCGATCAAGCGGTTCATGGGCCGCCGCCACAACGAGGTGGCCAACGAAGAGAAAATGGTGCCGTACGAGATCACCGGCGCCGCCGACGACTATGTGAAGGTTAAGGTCGGCGACAAAGAGCTGACTCCCCCGGAGATCTCGGCCAAGGTGCTGCAGAAGCTCAAGGAGTCCGCCGAGGCGTACCTGGGTCACAAGGTCAACAAGGCCGTGATCACGGTGCCGGCGTACTTCAACGACTCGCAGCGTCAGGCCACCAAGGACGCCGGTCAGATCGCCGGCCTGGAGGTCGCGCGGATCATCAACGAGCCGACCGCCGCGTCGCTCGCCTACGGTCTGGACAAGAAGGCGCAGGAAACCATCTGCGTGTTCGACCTGGGCGGCGGCACGTTTGACGTGTCGATCCTCGAAGTCGCCGACGGCGTGTTCCGCGTGATCGCCAGCAACGGCGACGGCCACCTCGGCGGCGACGACTTCGACGAGGAGCTGATCAACTACGTCGCCGAAGAGTTCCAGAAGGAACAGGGGATCGACCTCCGCAAGGACACCATGGCCCTGCAGCGTCTGCAGGAGGCGTGCGAGAAGGCCAAGAAGGAGCTGTCCAGCGCCCAGAGCACCGACATCAACCTGCCGTTCATCACCGCCGACGCCAGCGGGCCGAAGCACCTGCAGATGAACATCAGCCGCGCCAAGTTCGAGCAGCTGGTCGACAAGCTCGTCGAGCGCTGCCGTGGCCCGGTGATGCAGGCGCTAGAGGACTCGAAGCTCGACAAGTCGAAGATCGACGAGGTCGTGCTGGTGGGCGGCTCCACCCGCATCCCCAAGGTGCAGGAGTTCGTCAAGGAGATCTTCGGCAAGGAGCCGCACAAGGGCGTGAACCCGGACGAGGTGGTGGCGATCGGCGCCGCGATCCAGGGCGGCGTCTTGGCCGGCGACGTGCAGGATATCTTGCTGCTAGACGTCACCCCGCTGTCCCTCGGCATCGAGACCCTCGGCGGCGTGATGACCAAGCTGGTGGAGAAGAACACCACGATCCCGGCCGAGCGGAAGCAGGTGTTCAGCACCGCCGACGACAACCAGTCCGCCGTGACCGTCCGCGTGTTCCAGGGTGAGCGTGAGATGTGCGCCGACAACCGGCTGCTCGGCCAGTTCAACCTGGAGGGCATCCCGCCCGCGCCGCGGGGCGTGCCGCAGATCGAGGTCAAGTTCGACCTCGACGCCAACGGCATCCTCAACGTCGCGGCGAAGGATCTGGGAACGGGCACCGAGCAGACAGTGAAGATCGAGCAGTCTTCTGGCCTCAGCGAAGAGGAGATCAAGAAGATGCAGGAGGACGCCGCCGCCCACGCCGACGAGGACAAGAAGAAGCGCGAGCTGGTTGAGGCCCGCAACAACGCCGAGTCGCTCGCCTACCAGGTCGAGAAGACCCTCAAGGACCAGGGCGACAAGGTCAGCGAGTCCGACAAGAAGCCTATCGAGGACGCCGTCGAGAAGGCCCGCGAGGCGGCCAAGGGCGACGACGTCGCGGCCATCAAGTCGGCCACCGAGGCCCTCAGCGCCGCCAGCCACGCCATGAGCGAGGCGATGTACAAGGCGGCCGCCGGGGCCGGCGCCGCCCCAGGCGCTGAGCAGGCCACGGCCGACGCCTCGCCCGACTCGGCCGACGACGACACCATCGACGCCGAGTTCGAGGTGAAGGAGGGCTAA
- the tnpA gene encoding IS200/IS605 family transposase — translation MPSTYNCLTYHLVFSTKHRAPLITYEVREPLYRYLGGILRSESGTLIEIGGVQDHVHLLAQLKTTQAVADILRVLKCNSSKWINDGALLRERFAWQTGYSAFTVSNSQIDTVRRYLNRQAEHHKQTTYRDEVEALCRKHGVEFDAEHFDE, via the coding sequence ATGCCATCGACGTACAATTGCCTGACCTACCACCTCGTATTCAGCACCAAACACCGCGCGCCGCTCATCACCTATGAAGTTCGAGAGCCGCTCTACAGGTACCTGGGCGGTATCCTGCGGAGTGAAAGCGGCACGCTCATCGAGATCGGCGGCGTGCAGGACCACGTCCACCTCCTCGCCCAACTGAAGACGACCCAAGCGGTCGCCGATATCCTCCGCGTGCTCAAGTGCAATTCGTCAAAGTGGATCAACGACGGAGCATTGCTGCGTGAACGGTTCGCTTGGCAAACTGGCTACAGCGCGTTTACGGTCAGTAACTCGCAGATCGACACCGTACGGCGTTACCTCAATCGGCAAGCCGAACACCACAAGCAAACGACCTACCGCGACGAGGTCGAGGCCCTCTGCCGCAAACACGGCGTCGAGTTCGACGCTGAGCATTTCGACGAGTAG
- a CDS encoding fatty acyl-AMP ligase, whose amino-acid sequence MQPSLTTAATADGTMVTAAQSAPSLVHALGALSEAIPTNIAYTFLVDGETEQHITFRELDWRARSIAAKLQELGKFGDRAALVYEPGLEYISALLGCFYAGVVAVPIYPPDPMRMQRTLSRLHAIMDDAQARFVLTGRHESERFGPATAGSGELIITDDIPTEDGADYRQPPIDGQTLAFLQYTSGSTGRPKGVMLTHANLMFNFEHIKKFDEPNAVAVSWLPMYHDMGLIGLVLQVLQSGRRTVLMSPLSFVKHPARWLQAISKYRAYATSGPSFAYDLCVQKISDEELAELDLSCWTLACNGAEPVRPDTLERFAEKFGPAGFRAQTFYPCYGLAEATLIVSGGEKQSDPIVRTFDAQLLTENRVRRVAPGDGAREIVGCGTSVENQEIAIVDPLTLKRCGDDQVGEIWVRGLGVAQGYWGNSEATKATFNARLSGDDDAGDEGPFLRTGDLGFLDEGELFVTGRLKDLIIIRGRNHYPQDLERTVEGCCPALRRDHGVAFGVDIDGEERLVIVQGVQRPQKLDLDQVMADIRASLLHEHEAAPYAIVLVKGGEIPKTSSGKLQRRACKELYLAGDLAAAAQWCERDDQASAERRDAADATPPNGRPAAGGNRVFNDVESIIRELKNGSTPAQISEQSLFFADLSIESIDLVMLNEMVERRYEQQFPFFDFMAELGRQNQRDVSMGQFVEFITVNLPDGPLNN is encoded by the coding sequence ATGCAGCCTAGCTTGACCACCGCCGCCACGGCTGATGGGACCATGGTCACCGCGGCCCAGTCCGCCCCCAGCCTGGTGCACGCTCTGGGCGCCCTGAGCGAAGCGATCCCCACCAACATTGCGTACACGTTCCTCGTCGACGGCGAGACCGAGCAGCACATCACCTTCCGCGAACTCGACTGGCGGGCCCGCTCGATCGCGGCCAAGCTGCAGGAGCTGGGCAAGTTCGGCGACCGCGCGGCGTTGGTGTACGAGCCAGGCCTGGAGTACATCTCGGCTCTGCTGGGCTGCTTTTACGCGGGCGTGGTGGCGGTGCCTATCTACCCGCCCGACCCGATGCGGATGCAGCGGACGCTGAGCCGGCTGCACGCCATCATGGACGACGCCCAAGCGCGGTTCGTGCTGACCGGCCGCCACGAGTCCGAGCGCTTCGGCCCGGCGACCGCCGGGAGCGGCGAGTTGATCATCACCGACGACATCCCAACCGAGGACGGCGCCGACTACCGGCAGCCCCCAATCGACGGCCAGACGCTCGCGTTCCTGCAGTACACGTCCGGCTCGACCGGCCGCCCCAAGGGGGTGATGCTGACGCACGCGAACCTGATGTTCAACTTCGAGCACATCAAGAAGTTCGACGAACCCAACGCGGTGGCGGTGTCGTGGCTCCCAATGTACCACGACATGGGCCTCATCGGCCTGGTGCTGCAGGTCCTGCAGAGCGGGCGCCGCACGGTGCTGATGTCACCGCTTTCGTTTGTGAAGCACCCTGCGCGGTGGCTCCAGGCGATCTCGAAGTACCGCGCTTACGCCACCAGCGGCCCCAGCTTCGCCTACGACCTGTGCGTGCAGAAGATCAGCGACGAGGAGCTCGCCGAGCTCGACCTCAGCTGCTGGACCCTGGCGTGCAACGGCGCCGAACCGGTCCGGCCCGACACGCTGGAGCGGTTCGCCGAGAAGTTCGGCCCCGCCGGGTTCCGAGCACAAACCTTCTACCCCTGCTACGGCCTAGCCGAGGCGACCCTGATTGTCAGCGGCGGCGAGAAGCAGTCCGACCCCATCGTGAGGACGTTCGACGCCCAGCTGCTCACCGAGAACCGCGTCCGCCGCGTCGCCCCGGGCGACGGCGCGCGGGAGATTGTCGGCTGCGGGACCAGCGTTGAGAACCAAGAGATCGCGATCGTCGACCCGCTGACGCTCAAGCGCTGCGGCGACGACCAAGTCGGCGAGATCTGGGTCCGCGGGCTCGGCGTGGCCCAGGGCTACTGGGGCAACTCCGAAGCGACCAAAGCTACCTTCAACGCTAGGCTGTCCGGCGACGATGACGCGGGCGACGAGGGACCGTTCCTGCGGACCGGCGACCTCGGCTTCCTGGACGAGGGCGAACTGTTCGTCACCGGGCGGTTGAAGGACCTGATCATCATCCGCGGCCGCAACCATTACCCGCAGGACCTGGAGCGGACGGTCGAGGGCTGCTGCCCGGCTCTGCGGCGCGACCACGGCGTGGCGTTCGGCGTCGACATCGACGGCGAGGAGCGGCTGGTGATTGTGCAGGGCGTGCAGCGCCCGCAGAAGCTGGACCTCGATCAGGTCATGGCCGACATCCGCGCGTCGCTGCTCCACGAGCACGAGGCCGCCCCCTACGCCATCGTGCTCGTCAAAGGGGGAGAGATCCCCAAGACCAGCAGCGGCAAGCTGCAGCGGCGGGCGTGCAAGGAGCTGTACCTGGCGGGCGATCTGGCCGCCGCCGCCCAGTGGTGCGAGCGGGATGATCAGGCGTCCGCTGAGCGTCGAGACGCGGCCGACGCCACCCCGCCAAACGGCCGCCCGGCCGCGGGCGGCAACCGCGTCTTTAACGACGTCGAGTCGATCATCCGTGAGCTGAAGAACGGCTCGACGCCGGCCCAGATCAGCGAGCAGTCGCTCTTCTTCGCCGACCTGTCGATCGAGTCGATCGACCTGGTGATGCTCAACGAGATGGTCGAGCGTCGGTACGAGCAGCAGTTCCCCTTCTTCGACTTCATGGCGGAGCTCGGCCGGCAGAACCAGCGGGATGTCTCGATGGGCCAGTTCGTCGAGTTCATCACGGTCAACCTGCCGGATGGCCCGTTGAACAACTAG